DNA from Ictalurus punctatus breed USDA103 chromosome 20, Coco_2.0, whole genome shotgun sequence:
TTGTTCTTTAATGGACCACACTGAATCTCCTACACCTCTGCAGATGAGTGATGTAAAGGAGCTCTAGACAAAACCACACTGGCCTTTTAATTTAACTCATTTGTGCACCACCTGACGTTAATGGCCGTTAGCGAGAGTTGTTTGACGTTCCCAGGAACTCGTGTGAGGCGTTCTATCAGGCTGGTGTTGACTCAGTCAGGGGATTCTTGCAGCTGAATGTCACATCGCCCCTGTGATCAGGCTCGCGGtcttcttccttctctcccactcagatagagagagagagagcaggagagagagagagcaggagaagtCACAGCTGCACTCTGCTTGCTCTTGCTCTCCTTCCTTCACTCGTTTTCTAGTTATGAGGTATTAATCACCCACGACACCTCCACCATCAGCACCATAAACGCTTGTTACAGATCAAAGGAAGAAAATACCAGATCAATTTCTGATGCTTTATGTCATGGAATTTCACAAAGTACAAAATCTCAcaactgtatttattatttacatacaaaacatttatttctgcTGAAGGCCTCATGAAATAATTATAATGCAACAATAGTATAGAAATATCATCACTAATCAGGCTTCAACACACTTATCTAATCGCTTATTAAATGATCAAATCTATcctttatgtatttttttcatttcagattttttttttttccaatatgGCACTATCGTGACGCTAAACATCATCGTGAAAATTCTTCATGTATCGCGACATTTTAGACGACAGTGCAACTGCACAGAATGGAAAAATgcacaattttatttgtacacgTCACCTACACAGAAAAAATCTCAAGCGTTAACTTATGACCAAAACAAATAACAGAGGATTAACTGTAACTCTGTAGGAACTGTGTTAATGGTGTAGGATTTCAGTCCACAGGAGGTGATTTAACACTCATTTAAgccctgcaaaaaaaaaaaaagtaccagtTCAAAGCAGTTATTCCAGAATGTCACTGAACATCTTTCTCTTCTTTGATTCTCCCGTCTGAAGCTCCATCCAGGCACCGCGTCTCTTCTGGAAGTGCGCGAGGCCGAATTTTGCCCAGACGTGGCGTGCAAACTGATCCGAGCGCAGCTGAGACTCACTGGGGACTGAGAGAAAATATGCACACGGATTATTACAGTTTAATGCTTAACTATAACGAATCGTACATATACATGATGCTGCTTTTGATCTACTTAAAGCCTGGATTGCGTTGTAATATTTATCAAGATCATGACCgacatctttttcttttcccaatTGGAAAACCTGAGGGCGAAGGGTAAAATACGTTCATTTCATTCAACGGAAAACTGCTCTCAGCATAAAAATGCAGGTTATACATTAGAAATAACGTCAATGTGCCCAGGAGAGTTGAGTGAAAAAGTTTGCACTCCCTTAGAACAAAATCAGGCAGacaagtataaaataaaatacttgggggcatgctgttataggaatatTTGTGTTCGTGCCTAACGAGAGAAGTGATCCAATAAATTTGGATGAAGCCGTTTGTCAGCtttgtgggggaaaaataagTGTTAAACGGGCAAATACTAGCCTAACTCAGGAGCCATCTCCAGGCATGTCACccagacatgttttttttaatttaatttaatatctaTATTTAACATCTTATTTAGGTTACCGTCCTACTGGTatttctttcaaagttttaGAGGCTTGCGGTATACTACACTCGTAAAAGAATTAAAGTATTCATCAGAGAAACATGCGACTGTGTTTCATTTCTTCTCCTCTCTACTTGTGGGTCAATCACAACAACATATCCCTTAATTTTACTCTCCTCAGGCTCGGTCCCTAAACCTATAGCTTTCCCAAATGGCTAGGATTCTCCTGCAAACATGACAACCACCAAAAATCCACTAAATATTGACTCCTACCTGggatcatgtaaaaaaaaaaaaataaataaaaaactaataaataaatttgacctCATCCACTAATCAAAGTATTTGCTGTAGTACTTGCTGTGATTGTtactccattaaaaaaaaccccaagaaaACAGTATAATCTCGGACATTATGTGCTACCTTCTGAAACTTGTTACTGTGACTCCAAGTATGAATCTTATAACATCtgtaacatgaaaaaaaaattatgctggGGGTTACATTTAGGTGCATCTGTGCGTTTTTCTGCACGTTTCTTTTCAGCATAAAACCTCCTGTTGTTTATAAAATTCCACACAAGTTTCAGATGACCTGAACTGACTGTAGATGATAGATCTGATAGTGATTCATTATGACACAATGCGTAAATATATAGAAGGACAACTGTTTAATTCGAAGAGATTAGACTATTTTACAGAACTTGTGTGAGTAGCTAAACTCTATTAGCGATTTCCGGTTAGCTCACCCAGCTGCTCTGCAATGCTCTGCCTCTGACTGATGGTGGCGCTGCTCCACACGGCCTCCAACAGACGACTGCCGTATTTGGAGCAGGCCAGCTGAGTATAGAGTCCCTGCGTACAGTAAGTGAGACAGGAATGAGAGACAAGTCGAAATCAGTGACGACACTGTGGTGGTCATCAAGAGTCCCTGCCTCACCTCAAGCTTCCTCAGGATCTTTCCTTTCCCTTTGTCGCTGGAGAGCGTGATGAGGGCCTGGAGGGCATGGCTGCCCGTCTGCTCCGTGCCCAGGCTCAGCATCTCGGCTGCGGTCAGGCTGTGCAGGCTGTTCATCAGGATGGAGCGGTCTTTAAAGCGGGCCAGCGCTTGGACCAGGCGCGAGCCGTGGTAGTTGATCGAAAGGGGGCGCTGCGGAGGAGAAACACTGTCCTATCACACCATCCTAATCTCAAGGCCAGCTGCTGAAAAACAGGTGCGTGTCTGCAAACACACTGTTCCAGCAACATGCTTCTTCAACAAAACACAGGCGGCAATTACATTCTACCGAAACCCGTGAACGGAGACGTGGACCGTCTGTAACACCACAAAGTAACTTCTTCTAAAAATAACAAGAACCAAGGACAATCGCGACGACGATTTGCAATTAaaagacacaaaacacaacgaggagtgctgttatagaaaaataataaatgaaataaacttcCTCCctgttgaagtgttttattcctctggtGCATTTACATCACttctattaattaaagaatgatgtactattttttttatccgtttctagTCATGTTTAACACTATGGAACATCCGTGAAATAATTCCTGCTATTGCTTACAGTACGCTTAAATTAATCCTCGTTCCTCTCTCGTGAAGTTAATATGCAGCTCATCATGTTATATAGGAAAGTACAAATCCCTCCATCTTGAAAACTTTATCTCTATGCTCTACGCTCTTCTAAGCTGTTTTCAACTGGTTAAAAcgttgaacaaaaatatacagaacaactatacacacacagttatatGTTTTTGATTATCCTTGTAGAATGTccagtagagagagagagagagaaaaatcatCTTACcgaaaatataatacaaaactTTACCCAGGTAATACTTCCTATTCAAGAAACTGAATCCGAATGCACTCTTCTCATACAatggatttatttttgaatttttttgtatGCATCATACTGactgaaatacaaaaaataaaactgctctTGCTTTCCTGGACATGAACTTACACTCTTGGACACAACTGCACCTATAGTCatggtcttttttttgtttttgatccAGTGTTTGCTATTTGTGTCAGGTTCTTAATGGAAGCTGTTTGAGTcctgtgtgaggtgtgtgataCCTGAGGAACAGCGTCGCCCTCTGCTGCTTCTGTGTTGTAGTACACATCGTACGTCAATAAGgacaggaagagagggagacaggagAGGTGACGTGTGGAGGGCTCGCTGCAGTGAAAAGCCTGTGAGGAAATCCGGTTAATACTGTTTAATGCAGGAAAACAAGTACTGAAGTTTCATAAATACCACGGCCACAGTGCAGTCCATGATTTAGTGGCATGATCtcttaatattatattatattaaaatttgCCTTTGGTCATAAAGCcagtgcattaaaataaaataaaataataattatgaatatatttCTAACTATTGTTTACagttagaaatatatatatttttgaaaactattattagtaataataattaattaaaagtatttatagtttaaaaaatgaaaacatatatactacttaaataataataataatgccattCAATTTAGTCATTAGTAATAAGGTCACTGAAAATTTTACTTAATTAGACAAAGTATCacatgcaagtttaaaaaaaaagttttttttaaaaaagaaattttaAATCTATATTATTTAACTTGCCTGAAATGGctcttttacaaaaaaaggttaCACAACAGGAGAGGACAAACGAAACAAACGCACACAGAGACCCCTAAACattttatgaatatgcaaattgggAACACCACCAAGCCAACTGATGCTCCACCCCTTCACTGTGGTAAAACTCGTATTAAAACCTGATAGGTTCTTATATTTTCTGATGCAATAAAATGCTCATATTGCATGTTCAATACAAAATCAGAATGTTCActgatatttcttttaaaatttggcgaatttttattttagtgcacaaatgtttataaagttTTAGGCTGGAGGTAAAATAAATGGCAAATTTTGTATACCGTTAATAAAAGGTAAACATTGAATAGCCTTAAAAGCGTGTATGCTGTGAGGGCTTCTGCAGAGACTTCTGTAGTAACTGAGTTTCACCTCTAGGAGGTGCTGCAGCATGTCAGCCTGCCTCTCCTCTCTGTGTACGCAGCTCTCCACCACCTGCACTATGACCCCCATGTGCCCCGACGCCAGGATCGCCTCGAACCCAGGCGCCAGCTCGTCATACACCTTCAGAAACTGAGcgagaaacagacagaggttTAGAAAGCATTGAAGAGCATTAAAAGAGACTTGATACTGTAAAGATAACGTGGTTTTGACATGCTGATGTGCTTTGTGGAAAAAATCTGAAATTACACACCACTTTGTAATTGACCGTGGCTGCGATCAAGGACTGGATGGTGTAGTTTGCAAACGGATGAAGCGCCAGAGGCACGAGCTGGTTCTTCAAGTGGTTCTTGTAAGTGTCTCGAAGCAAAGCATTATGGGAGAACTGAAACACTGTCTGGATGAGCCGACTGCATGTCTGATCCTTCAGAAACACCAAAAGGGGGCTGGAGaaggagatagagagaaagagagacaggatggTGCTAAGATTCTGTATCTCACATCCATCTATTTATTCATATGTCGCATAcacatgtccatccatccatccatccatcgtctCATCTCTCCACATAAATCCCACCTATCTATCAATGCCTTATGTCcaaaaaaatccatccatccattcatttatacGATatgtctcatccatccatccattcatcgaTCTTCCATCCTGACCTGACTCCAAGAGCTGAGCTCTGAGATGTGAGGTATCCTATGATGCCCTTGTTTAGTTTTTTGCATAGAATGGGTCTCTT
Protein-coding regions in this window:
- the LOC108280890 gene encoding nucleolar protein 9; this encodes MREMVEKMGAKGQKHFGEQGQKKIKKKPDRSKGGGGSSGGRGEEGGKEEGVKRKRLDAMTVGYFRRVSERLSEGFADDEEQALFVENVLSEVKGQAGVVTTDMTGSLALQKLLSLSSPKQVAEVLAELGGETGSEFKTVSCDRCGGHVMESSIKQMAKWTDDGNSEEKSSSGNEQEEPEAENCGTLEDQVLTLCRVVRENIVDFIKDPHGSHVLRTLIHVLAGCSAKEQTDTRPAKKQKKAEPELTDYEAPTSFWWELKYLSESLIENMNVCATNPTASAVLQTLLTICHRKRPILCKKLNKGIIGYLTSQSSALGVSPLLVFLKDQTCSRLIQTVFQFSHNALLRDTYKNHLKNQLVPLALHPFANYTIQSLIAATVNYKVFLKVYDELAPGFEAILASGHMGVIVQVVESCVHREERQADMLQHLLEAFHCSEPSTRHLSCLPLFLSLLTYDVYYNTEAAEGDAVPQRPLSINYHGSRLVQALARFKDRSILMNSLHSLTAAEMLSLGTEQTGSHALQALITLSSDKGKGKILRKLEGLYTQLACSKYGSRLLEAVWSSATISQRQSIAEQLVPSESQLRSDQFARHVWAKFGLAHFQKRRGAWMELQTGESKKRKMFSDILE